A single region of the Phycisphaerae bacterium RAS1 genome encodes:
- a CDS encoding hypothetical protein (Segregation and condensation protein B homolog): MDDAAVLTDRVELLPVYDFSEPTESDPARYEPAAAPEPAPLRLVTPDEHPIDSEPAAPAAAAADAPSARQIIEAMLFSSDAPLSAARLADFLDGTPVRVVHGLIDELNATYAASGLSFRIQEIAGGYRMLTLPDFQPWVARLNKHRSQTRLTGAALEALSIVAYKQPIIRAEVEAIRGVACGEVLNRLREMGLVKIAGRAEIVGRPLLYATTRKFLDLFGLADLNDLPPMEALTLKRAPAVAPPLPMTPATDNAAVETQPAARAAAVS; encoded by the coding sequence CGAATCCGATCCCGCGCGTTACGAACCAGCCGCGGCACCCGAGCCGGCGCCCCTGAGGCTCGTGACGCCGGATGAGCACCCCATCGACAGCGAGCCGGCGGCGCCCGCGGCGGCCGCGGCCGACGCTCCTTCCGCGCGGCAGATCATCGAAGCCATGCTGTTTTCGTCCGACGCGCCGCTCAGCGCCGCCAGGCTGGCGGATTTCCTGGACGGCACGCCGGTCCGCGTGGTGCATGGGCTGATCGATGAACTCAACGCCACGTACGCCGCCAGCGGCCTGTCGTTTCGCATTCAGGAAATCGCCGGCGGCTACCGCATGCTCACGCTGCCCGATTTCCAGCCGTGGGTGGCGCGGCTGAACAAGCACCGCAGCCAGACCAGGCTGACCGGCGCGGCGCTCGAAGCGCTCTCGATTGTCGCCTACAAGCAGCCGATCATCCGGGCCGAGGTCGAGGCGATCCGCGGCGTGGCGTGCGGCGAAGTGCTCAACCGCCTGCGCGAGATGGGACTGGTGAAAATCGCCGGCCGAGCCGAGATCGTCGGACGCCCGCTGCTCTACGCGACCACCAGGAAATTCCTCGACCTGTTCGGCCTGGCGGATCTGAACGATCTTCCCCCCATGGAAGCGCTGACGCTCAAGCGCGCTCCGGCAGTTGCGCCGCCGCTGCCGATGACGCCGGCGACGGATAATGCCGCCGTCGAGACGCAGCCGGCGGCACGCGCGGCGGCGGTTTCCTAG
- the sdhA gene encoding Succinate dehydrogenase flavoprotein subunit produces the protein MAEYQTYDYDVLIIGAGGAGLRAAIEASAAGVKVGCVCKSLLGKAHTVMAEGGVAAALANVDDRDGWQVHFADTMRGGQYVNNPRMAELHAKESPARVLELEKWGALFDRTKDGRILQRNFGGHKYPRLAHVGDRTGLEMIRTLQDHGIHQGITFHMETTVVSLLKDGPRVAGAFAYDRDRGYFKLFKARAVVIATGGIGRSFQITSNSWEGTGDGHSLAYHAGADLLDMEFVQFHPTGMVWPPSVRGILVTEGVRGEGGVLRNNQGRRFMFDDIPDNYRTQTADNEEEGWRYTQGDRNARRPAELLTRDHVARCINREVKAGRGSPHGGVFLDIAWIKEKMPNAAEHIKKKLPSMYHQFKQLADLDITKEPMEVGPTTHYMMGGVRVDADTQMSTVPGLFAAGEVAAGLHGANRLGGNSLSDLIVFGKRAGEFAAKFAKENGATTVTEPSADAAAKIALEPFNHGVHGINPFALQHELQEMMQRLVGIVRTEEEMAQALEGLQHMKHRALAVGCADNRQYNPGWHTALDLPHMLTVSEAITRAAIERKESRGAHFRDDFPEKTKEWGQFNLLVRKGADGQMVVEKRPVIEPSAELKQVIEANK, from the coding sequence ATGGCTGAATACCAGACCTACGACTACGACGTCCTCATCATCGGCGCCGGCGGGGCCGGCCTGCGTGCCGCTATCGAAGCCTCCGCCGCCGGCGTCAAAGTCGGCTGCGTCTGCAAGTCCCTGCTCGGCAAGGCCCACACCGTCATGGCCGAAGGCGGCGTCGCCGCGGCCCTGGCCAATGTCGATGACCGCGACGGCTGGCAGGTGCACTTCGCCGACACCATGCGCGGCGGGCAGTACGTCAACAACCCGCGCATGGCCGAGCTGCACGCCAAGGAATCGCCCGCCCGCGTGCTCGAGCTGGAGAAATGGGGCGCGCTCTTCGACCGCACCAAGGACGGCCGCATCCTGCAACGCAACTTCGGCGGCCACAAGTACCCGCGCCTGGCCCACGTCGGCGACCGCACCGGCCTGGAGATGATCCGCACGCTCCAGGACCACGGCATCCACCAGGGCATCACGTTCCACATGGAGACCACGGTCGTCTCCCTGCTCAAGGACGGCCCGCGCGTCGCCGGGGCGTTCGCCTATGACCGCGACCGCGGCTACTTCAAGCTCTTCAAGGCCCGCGCCGTCGTCATCGCTACCGGCGGCATCGGCCGCTCCTTCCAGATCACCAGCAACAGTTGGGAAGGCACCGGCGACGGCCATTCGCTCGCCTATCACGCCGGGGCCGACCTGCTCGACATGGAATTCGTCCAGTTTCACCCGACCGGCATGGTCTGGCCGCCGAGCGTCCGCGGCATTCTCGTCACTGAAGGCGTCCGCGGCGAAGGCGGCGTCCTGCGAAACAATCAGGGTCGGCGCTTCATGTTCGACGACATTCCCGACAACTACCGCACGCAGACCGCCGACAACGAGGAGGAGGGCTGGCGCTATACGCAGGGCGACCGCAACGCCCGCCGTCCGGCCGAGCTGCTGACGCGCGACCACGTCGCCCGCTGCATCAACCGCGAGGTGAAGGCCGGCCGCGGCAGTCCGCACGGCGGCGTGTTTCTCGACATTGCGTGGATCAAGGAGAAAATGCCCAACGCCGCCGAGCACATCAAGAAGAAGCTGCCGAGCATGTACCATCAGTTCAAGCAGCTTGCCGACCTCGACATCACCAAGGAGCCGATGGAGGTCGGTCCGACGACGCACTACATGATGGGCGGCGTACGCGTGGATGCGGACACGCAGATGTCAACTGTGCCGGGGTTGTTCGCCGCGGGCGAAGTGGCGGCGGGGCTGCACGGGGCGAACCGGCTGGGCGGCAATTCGCTTTCCGACCTGATCGTCTTCGGCAAGCGCGCCGGCGAGTTCGCAGCGAAGTTCGCGAAGGAGAACGGCGCGACCACTGTCACGGAGCCATCCGCCGACGCGGCCGCGAAGATCGCGCTGGAGCCGTTCAACCACGGCGTGCACGGCATCAACCCGTTCGCGTTGCAGCACGAACTGCAGGAGATGATGCAGCGGCTGGTGGGCATTGTCCGCACGGAAGAGGAAATGGCGCAGGCGCTCGAAGGCTTGCAGCACATGAAGCACCGCGCCTTGGCGGTCGGCTGTGCGGACAATCGCCAGTACAACCCCGGCTGGCACACGGCGCTGGACTTGCCGCACATGCTGACCGTGTCGGAGGCGATCACGCGGGCGGCGATCGAGCGGAAAGAGAGCCGCGGGGCGCATTTTCGCGACGACTTTCCGGAGAAGACGAAGGAATGGGGGCAATTCAACCTGCTGGTCCGCAAGGGGGCGGATGGGCAGATGGTGGTCGAGAAGCGCCCGGTGATTGAGCCGTCGGCGGAGCTGAAGCAGGTGATTGAGGCGAATAAGTAG
- a CDS encoding Nucleotidyltransferase domain protein, whose product MTSQPRIPIDHAALAALCRRWHIAELSLFGSVLRDDFGPDSDVDVLIRFEPGRTPGWEIVDLGDELSALFGGRRVDIVNPRYLDKRLRERVLGSAVVQYEGSHAA is encoded by the coding sequence ATGACATCGCAACCGCGCATCCCGATCGACCACGCCGCGCTGGCCGCGCTGTGCCGCCGCTGGCATATCGCCGAACTGTCGCTCTTCGGCTCGGTCCTGCGCGACGACTTCGGCCCCGATAGCGACGTGGACGTCCTGATCCGCTTCGAGCCGGGCCGCACGCCGGGATGGGAGATCGTCGATCTCGGCGACGAGCTGTCCGCCCTCTTCGGCGGCCGGCGCGTGGATATCGTCAATCCGCGCTACCTGGACAAGCGCTTGCGCGAGCGCGTGCTTGGATCGGCGGTTGTTCAGTACGAGGGGTCGCATGCAGCATGA